The sequence TCACTATTAATAGGAAATACCTGGGAGCCGGCAAGTAGTGGTTTGTCTACTGGTTTGCCCACCATCCTGTGCTTTAGGGTTCTCACTAGCTGACGCAGAGCTAGCTTGGCACAGCTGTAGCTGACCAGGACATAGGTGTAGAATGAAACTCAAACTCAGTATTTAAAATGGCCTTTTCTCCAGCTTCCCAGGGACCTAGAGATCACAATAGCTAGGGTGGCACTAAACTTGTTTGGTGttacttaaaagtatttttagatCTTGGGtatgttaattcattttattttcattggatCCCATAAGAAGGAAACTCCTGTCACTTGTTTCATAGAAAACAGGAGTAGAGAGgctaacttgcccaaggtctctcATAGCTAATAAATGACAGAGCCTGGATATGAACCCAGGTAGGACTCTGGCCACCTCTCCACTACCTTGCAAGCTTATTCACTAGATGAAGGTGTATTGTGTATCTATCACATGATAGGATTGTGCTGGCCCCAGAGCAGGGATACAAAGGTAAATGAAACTATTGATTGGGTGTGCACTTAACACATAACACACACGCACAGAGCCCCTGAGAAGATCGGGACTTTCTTTATGGTATGTTTTCGTGTGTCCTCCGTGTGGGCAGGGACTCCAGCagccttcccctcttccctctcactgTGATTCATCCTTCCAGATGGCTCAACCCACCTAAGCAACCCAGACTGTGGGGAGTCCAGTGAAAGCAGCAGTAGTGGCAGCTCCGAGCCAGAACCTTCTGGCCATCAGCTCTTCTGTTTAGAATATGAGGCAGACAGCGGAGAGGTCACCTCAGTTATCGTGTATCAGGTATGCCTCGTGGAAATAGCTGCAGCCTGAAGGTCCTGGGCCGTGCTAGAAATCACTGCCAGAGCCTGAGCCACTGTTTCCCTCAGGGCCAGTGGGAAGGGTCGGCTCCACATAGGAGCGTAGACTGCTGGGCAGTGGTTTTGAGCACAACTCACCCCTGTCACACAGTGATCCTCAGCAGGCCCCTGGGAGGGCATGTGGCCCCCAGCTGAAAATCATTATCACAGGGGACACCTGGGAAATGGCAGGCACTGGCAAGAAGCCATGAATCAAATGGAGTTCTGTGAGAGTGTTGTCTAGGGACAGGGCAGGTCCCCTTTCCAGAAGATGCCCAGCCCTGAGCTTCTTGACTCTTCCTCCACATAGGACGATGATCCAGGAAGGGTGATTGAGGAGGTGTCCGCACACACGCCTCTGGATCCACCAATGCGAGAGGCCCTGAAGTTGCGCGTCCAGGAGGAGATCACAAAGCGCCAGAGCCAACACTGACCAGGCTGAAGGCATTCTCACCAGGCTGGATTCACTGCCCAGGGAGCTCACTCCTAGTTTGAGGGTGTCAGGACCAGTCTGAGCTGAtcttcacagacacacacacacacacacacacacctacacaccaAGCTCAACATCCATAGGAACTGAGTGTTACAGGGACAAACCTGCTTTGCAGGCCATTCTTTCTTGTATGTTGGCCCATTTGACCAGCTGAGTATTCTGGAATTTGAGAATTTTGTTTGGCTAACTTGGTGTTCTAGAAGCAGAGATTCCAGGGAGAGCTGAGGTTTTTGAAACCTTGTGCCAGCATGCTGCTTTCTTACTGAGGTCATATGCTGTGGGACACCTACCTGCTGCTGTTTCACCCAACTTAATGAACCATGTTTGTAGTTTTACAGTTCCTTTTTTCCTTGCTTCTGCTcacttccatccatgttt comes from Mustela nigripes isolate SB6536 chromosome 7, MUSNIG.SB6536, whole genome shotgun sequence and encodes:
- the C7H2orf68 gene encoding UPF0561 protein C2orf68 homolog, with amino-acid sequence MEAAPDPGPGLCCKPGGRLDMSHGFVHHIRRNQLARDDYDKKVKQAAKEKARRRHTPAPTRPRKPDLQVYLPRHRDGSTHLSNPDCGESSESSSSGSSEPEPSGHQLFCLEYEADSGEVTSVIVYQDDDPGRVIEEVSAHTPLDPPMREALKLRVQEEITKRQSQH